Proteins found in one Parasteatoda tepidariorum isolate YZ-2023 chromosome 7, CAS_Ptep_4.0, whole genome shotgun sequence genomic segment:
- the LOC107446680 gene encoding uncharacterized protein C9orf85 — protein sequence MSTQKGNTARTRPQKYKNSEKFNNARYDKTKKTQMINNLELIALCPRCEAIISWKIKYKKYKPLTVPGKCIKCEKKNVKRAYNTICLECSEELDVCAKCGETVEHSEDSD from the exons ATGAGTACACAAAAAGGCAATACTGCCCGAACACGACctcagaaatacaaaaattctgaaaaatttaataatgctagatatgataaaactaaaaaaactcaaatgataaataatttagaattaattgcTTTATGTCCTCGATGTGAAGCTATTATTTCTTggaagataaaatataaaaagtataagcCTCTAACAGTGCCTGGAAAATG tataaaatgtgaaaagaagAATGTTAAAAGAGCCTACAATACAATCTGTCTAGAATGCAGTGAGGAATTGGATGTGTGTGCTAAATGTGGTGAAACTGTAGAGCATTCGGAAGATAGTGATTAA